The proteins below are encoded in one region of Amycolatopsis acidiphila:
- a CDS encoding MarR family winged helix-turn-helix transcriptional regulator, which translates to MVGTRWLSDEEQRVWRGFMEAVEMLRGHVESRLQRDSGMPQTYYQVLVVLSETPGRTLRMSELAERCRSSRSRLSHAVARLEENGWVRRDECPTDKRGAFATLTAEGFAAIEAAAPGHVAAVREALFDVLSPDQVKTLGEITDAIRDGLTPRCAAAMAETEAVETRSAR; encoded by the coding sequence ATGGTGGGAACCCGATGGCTCAGCGACGAGGAGCAGCGCGTCTGGCGCGGCTTCATGGAGGCCGTGGAGATGCTGCGCGGCCACGTCGAAAGTCGGCTGCAGCGCGACTCGGGCATGCCGCAGACCTACTACCAGGTGCTCGTCGTGCTGTCCGAGACCCCCGGCCGTACGCTGCGGATGAGCGAGCTGGCCGAGCGGTGCCGGTCCTCCCGTAGCAGGCTCTCCCACGCGGTGGCCAGGCTCGAGGAGAACGGCTGGGTCCGCCGTGACGAGTGCCCCACCGACAAGCGGGGCGCGTTCGCGACGCTGACCGCCGAGGGGTTCGCGGCGATCGAGGCCGCGGCGCCCGGGCACGTCGCCGCCGTCCGCGAAGCGCTCTTCGACGTGCTGTCCCCCGATCAGGTCAAGACGCTCGGTGAGATCACCGACGCGATCCGTGACGGGCTGACCCCCCGCTGCGCTGCCGCGATGGCCGAGACGGAGGCCGTCGAGACCCGCTCGGCACGCTGA
- a CDS encoding glycosyltransferase family 4 protein: MKIGIVCPYSFDVPGGVQGHVVDLARALIARGHEVSVLAPADEDADLPEFVHPAGKALGIPYNGSVARLQFGPVSYARVRRWLREGAFDVLHLHEPAAPSLSLLALKVADGPIVATFHTSTPRSRTLSAFQPVLRPLLEKITARIAVSALARRVQVEHAGGDAVEIPNGVDADLFARASPLDGYPRAGGTLGFVGRFTEPRKGMAVLLEAARRILPEFPELKLLVVGRGEPEELRRMAGPLLAPHIELLGQVDDATKARALRSVDVYCAPNLGGESFGMILTEAMAAGTAVAASGLDSFRRVLDDGRAGVLFPPGDPGALAEALRDLLTDPTRRGSLAAAAGERVAIYDWSVVVTQVLRVYEAAVAADPRRVSAAEVSP, encoded by the coding sequence GTGAAGATCGGCATCGTCTGTCCCTACTCGTTCGACGTCCCCGGCGGTGTGCAGGGGCACGTGGTCGACCTCGCGCGCGCGCTCATCGCGCGCGGGCACGAGGTCTCGGTGCTCGCCCCCGCCGACGAGGACGCGGACCTGCCGGAGTTCGTGCACCCGGCGGGCAAGGCGCTCGGCATCCCGTACAACGGGTCGGTCGCGCGCCTGCAGTTCGGGCCGGTGTCCTACGCGCGTGTGCGCCGGTGGCTGCGGGAGGGTGCTTTCGACGTCCTGCACCTGCACGAACCCGCCGCGCCGAGCCTGTCCCTGCTCGCGCTGAAGGTCGCCGACGGGCCGATCGTCGCGACCTTCCACACCTCGACGCCCCGCTCGCGCACGCTCTCGGCGTTCCAGCCCGTGCTGCGGCCGCTGCTGGAGAAGATCACCGCGCGGATCGCCGTCTCCGCGCTGGCGCGCCGGGTTCAGGTCGAGCACGCCGGCGGCGACGCCGTCGAGATCCCCAACGGCGTGGACGCGGACCTGTTCGCCCGAGCGTCCCCTTTGGACGGTTACCCGCGCGCGGGCGGCACGCTCGGTTTCGTCGGCCGGTTCACCGAACCACGCAAGGGCATGGCCGTCCTGCTCGAAGCCGCGCGCCGGATCCTGCCGGAGTTCCCGGAGCTGAAGCTGCTGGTGGTCGGGCGCGGCGAGCCGGAGGAGCTGCGGCGGATGGCCGGGCCGCTGCTGGCCCCGCACATCGAGCTGCTCGGCCAGGTCGACGACGCGACCAAGGCCCGCGCGTTGCGCAGCGTCGACGTCTACTGCGCGCCCAACCTCGGCGGCGAGAGCTTCGGGATGATCCTCACCGAGGCGATGGCCGCGGGCACCGCGGTCGCCGCGAGCGGCCTGGACTCCTTCCGCCGCGTGCTCGACGACGGCCGGGCCGGGGTGCTCTTCCCGCCCGGCGACCCCGGCGCGCTGGCCGAGGCCCTGCGTGACCTGCTCACCGACCCCACTCGCCGCGGCTCGCTGGCGGCCGCGGCGGGGGAGCGGGTGGCGATCTACGACTGGTCCGTCGTGGTGACCCAGGTGCTGCGGGTCTACGAGGCGGCCGTGGCCGCCGACCCACGGCGGGTCAGCGCGGCGGAGGTGTCCCCGTGA
- a CDS encoding XdhC family protein: protein MTDPSCAVAHGEAEPRTDTRTLVAVFATPVAEYLLKYGSDLGYRTVLHDPKDGELPELDGTADVVVTDHHRDELGEVLRDVLAHPVRWVGVMGNPHHAGPHVEALKQLGVAAEQIDRVHRPIGLNIGSRTPPEIALATLAGLVADRNGRPGGFEF from the coding sequence ATGACCGACCCTTCCTGCGCCGTGGCGCACGGCGAAGCCGAACCGCGGACCGACACCCGCACGCTCGTGGCCGTGTTCGCCACGCCCGTCGCCGAGTACCTGCTGAAGTACGGCAGCGACCTCGGCTACCGCACGGTGCTGCACGACCCGAAGGACGGCGAGCTGCCCGAGCTGGACGGCACGGCCGACGTCGTGGTGACCGACCACCACCGCGACGAGCTCGGCGAGGTGCTGCGGGACGTGCTCGCCCACCCGGTCCGCTGGGTCGGCGTGATGGGCAACCCGCACCACGCCGGGCCGCATGTGGAAGCGCTCAAGCAGCTCGGCGTGGCGGCCGAGCAGATCGACCGGGTGCACCGGCCGATCGGGCTCAACATCGGCTCGCGGACCCCGCCCGAGATCGCGCTCGCGACGCTGGCCGGGCTGGTGGCCGACCGCAACGGGCGCCCGGGCGGGTTCGAGTTCTGA
- the pgsA gene encoding phosphatidylinositol phosphate synthase: MLNIFARASVSRALDPLARVLLRAGVTPNVMTVLGTTGAIACAIGFFPAGLLLWGTFTVWGFAMLDLLDGAIARARGHGTPFGAALDATCDRLVDGALFGAIAWWCFVEWGNLRAAGAALVCLVLGQVISYIKARAEASGLSADGGLIERAERLIIALVGTGLQGLHVPYAVEATQWLLALLSAVTLGQRMVALAASAREAHP, translated from the coding sequence ATGCTGAACATCTTCGCGCGCGCGTCGGTGTCCCGCGCCCTCGATCCACTCGCCCGCGTGCTGCTGCGCGCCGGGGTCACGCCGAACGTCATGACGGTGCTGGGCACCACCGGCGCCATCGCGTGCGCCATCGGCTTCTTCCCCGCGGGCCTGCTGCTCTGGGGCACCTTCACGGTGTGGGGCTTCGCCATGCTGGACCTGCTCGACGGCGCCATCGCGCGCGCCCGCGGGCACGGCACCCCGTTCGGCGCGGCGCTGGACGCGACGTGCGACCGGCTGGTCGACGGTGCCCTGTTCGGCGCGATCGCCTGGTGGTGCTTCGTCGAGTGGGGCAACCTGCGTGCCGCGGGCGCCGCGCTGGTGTGCCTGGTGCTGGGGCAGGTCATCTCCTACATCAAGGCCCGCGCGGAGGCGTCCGGGCTGTCGGCCGACGGCGGGCTCATCGAGCGTGCCGAGCGGCTGATCATCGCGCTCGTCGGCACCGGACTGCAGGGCCTGCACGTGCCGTACGCGGTCGAGGCGACCCAGTGGCTGCTCGCGCTGCTGTCCGCGGTGACCCTGGGGCAGCGGATGGTCGCCCTCGCCGCCTCTGCCCGGGAGGCGCATCCGTGA
- a CDS encoding NUDIX hydrolase yields MSWFVALLAVLAAVIVLGGLFLVATANRLDRLHVRLDAAWAALDAALARRAVVARTVAAGALGGAEATAVLQAADAAEAAPRAEREDAENELTKLLAAVERDLLPSRLAGELADAEHRVVIARRVHNDAVRDTLALRRRRKVRYFKLAGTAAQPSYFEIVEPVL; encoded by the coding sequence GTGAGCTGGTTCGTGGCGCTGCTCGCCGTCCTCGCCGCCGTCATCGTGCTCGGCGGGCTCTTCCTGGTCGCGACCGCCAACCGGCTGGATCGCCTGCACGTCCGCCTGGACGCGGCCTGGGCCGCGCTCGACGCGGCGCTCGCGCGGCGCGCGGTGGTCGCCAGGACAGTCGCCGCGGGCGCGCTCGGCGGAGCCGAGGCCACGGCGGTGCTGCAGGCGGCCGACGCCGCCGAGGCGGCGCCCCGGGCCGAGCGCGAGGACGCCGAGAACGAACTGACCAAGCTGCTCGCCGCCGTCGAGCGTGACCTGCTGCCGTCCCGGCTGGCCGGCGAGCTCGCCGACGCCGAGCACCGGGTCGTGATCGCCCGGCGGGTGCACAACGACGCGGTCCGCGACACGCTCGCCCTGCGGCGGCGGCGCAAGGTGCGCTACTTCAAGCTGGCCGGGACCGCGGCACAGCCGTCGTACTTCGAGATCGTGGAACCCGTGCTCTGA
- a CDS encoding elongation factor G-like protein EF-G2, with translation MAEKQSRNGDAGAAVAVDDPRKLRNVVLVGPSGSGKTTLTEALLAVSGTVSRAGSVTEGTTVCDHDPAAVRQQRSVGLSVAPVRYHDVKINLIDTPGYADFVGELRAGLRAADAALFVVCAAEGVDPATVTLWEECAAVGMPRAVVIARTDHQRADILGEIAACQEAFGAGVLPLYLPASGDRPALVGLITQRLYDYSNGFPPVLAEPDPADLDRMTEARNELIEGVIAESEDEGLMDRYLGGEEIPEATLIADLETAVARGTFHPVIPVCATSGLGLAEVLDGIARAFPSPLEHPLPEVSSVGGGPHDELRADPAGPLAAEVVRTAVDSYVGRVSLVRVFSGTLRPERPVHVSGHGLAERGHDDHDADERVAHLYSPLGANLREVPYCVAGDLCALTKIGSAETGDTVSSPEDPLLMRPWTMPEPLLPVAIVAHNRSDEDTLARNLSRLVAGDPTLRLERNAETSQLVLWCMGEAHADVVLSRLRAGGAEVDTEPVKISLRETFASPAKGHGRHVKQSGGHGQYAVCDIQVEPLPRGGGFEFVDRVVGGSVPHQFIPSVEKGVRAQLQRGLSSGNPVVDIRVTLVDGKAHSVDSSDAAFQTAGAMALKDAAANSRISLLEPVDEVTVLLPDEHLGSVLGDLSSRRGRVLGTEAAQGGRTLVRGEVPATELLRYATDLRSLSSGTATFTRRHARFDLMPEGVRTG, from the coding sequence ATGGCCGAGAAGCAGTCCAGAAACGGTGATGCCGGGGCCGCGGTCGCTGTGGACGACCCCCGCAAGCTGCGCAACGTCGTCCTGGTGGGCCCGTCGGGTTCGGGCAAGACCACCCTCACCGAGGCCCTGCTCGCGGTGTCCGGCACCGTCAGCAGGGCCGGTTCCGTCACCGAGGGCACCACGGTCTGCGACCACGACCCGGCAGCGGTGCGCCAGCAGCGCTCGGTCGGCCTGTCGGTGGCCCCCGTCCGGTACCACGACGTGAAGATCAACCTCATCGACACGCCCGGATACGCGGACTTCGTCGGCGAGCTGAGAGCCGGGCTGCGCGCGGCCGACGCGGCACTGTTCGTCGTGTGCGCGGCCGAGGGCGTGGACCCGGCGACGGTCACCCTGTGGGAGGAGTGCGCTGCGGTCGGCATGCCGCGGGCGGTGGTCATCGCCCGCACCGACCACCAGCGCGCGGACATCCTCGGCGAGATCGCCGCCTGCCAGGAGGCCTTCGGTGCCGGGGTGCTGCCGCTGTACCTGCCCGCGAGCGGGGACCGGCCCGCCCTCGTCGGCCTGATCACGCAACGGCTCTACGACTACTCGAACGGCTTCCCGCCGGTGCTCGCCGAGCCCGATCCCGCGGACCTGGACCGGATGACCGAGGCCCGCAACGAGCTGATCGAGGGGGTCATCGCCGAGAGCGAGGACGAGGGCCTGATGGACCGCTACCTCGGCGGCGAGGAGATCCCCGAGGCCACGCTGATCGCCGACCTGGAGACCGCGGTCGCCCGCGGCACGTTCCACCCGGTCATCCCGGTGTGCGCGACCAGCGGGCTCGGCCTGGCCGAGGTGCTCGACGGGATCGCCCGCGCGTTCCCGTCGCCGCTGGAGCATCCGCTGCCCGAGGTCAGCTCGGTCGGCGGAGGCCCGCACGACGAGCTGCGGGCCGACCCGGCCGGGCCGCTGGCGGCGGAGGTGGTGCGCACGGCGGTGGACTCCTACGTCGGCCGGGTCTCGCTGGTCCGCGTCTTCTCCGGCACGCTGCGCCCGGAGCGGCCGGTGCACGTCTCGGGGCACGGCCTCGCCGAGCGGGGTCACGACGACCACGACGCCGACGAGCGCGTCGCGCACCTGTACTCGCCGCTGGGCGCGAACCTGCGCGAGGTGCCCTACTGCGTGGCCGGCGACCTCTGCGCGCTGACCAAGATCGGCTCGGCGGAGACCGGGGACACGGTGTCCTCGCCGGAGGACCCGCTGCTGATGCGGCCGTGGACCATGCCGGAGCCGCTGCTGCCGGTGGCGATCGTCGCGCACAACCGCAGCGACGAGGACACCCTGGCGCGCAACCTGTCCCGGCTCGTGGCGGGCGACCCGACACTGCGCCTGGAGCGCAACGCGGAGACCAGCCAGCTGGTGCTGTGGTGCATGGGCGAGGCGCACGCGGACGTCGTGCTGTCGCGGCTGCGCGCGGGCGGCGCCGAGGTCGACACCGAACCGGTGAAGATCAGCCTGCGCGAGACGTTCGCGAGCCCGGCGAAGGGCCACGGGCGGCATGTGAAGCAGTCCGGCGGGCACGGTCAGTACGCCGTGTGCGACATCCAGGTCGAGCCGCTGCCCCGCGGCGGGGGCTTCGAGTTCGTGGACCGGGTCGTCGGCGGCTCGGTGCCGCACCAGTTCATCCCGAGCGTGGAGAAGGGCGTGCGCGCGCAGCTGCAGCGCGGGCTGTCCTCGGGGAACCCGGTGGTCGACATCCGGGTGACGCTGGTGGACGGCAAGGCGCACAGCGTCGACTCCTCCGACGCGGCGTTCCAGACCGCCGGGGCGATGGCGCTCAAGGACGCCGCCGCGAACAGCCGGATCTCATTGCTGGAGCCGGTCGACGAGGTGACGGTGCTGCTGCCGGACGAGCATCTGGGCAGCGTGCTGGGCGACCTCTCGTCACGCCGCGGGCGGGTGCTGGGCACCGAGGCGGCACAGGGCGGGCGGACGCTCGTGCGTGGCGAGGTGCCGGCGACGGAGCTGCTGCGGTACGCCACCGACCTGCGGTCGCTGAGTTCGGGCACGGCCACGTTCACCCGGCGGCACGCGCGCTTCGACCTGATGCCGGAAGGAGTCCGGACCGGCTGA
- the pdxS gene encoding pyridoxal 5'-phosphate synthase lyase subunit PdxS: MSEVPSTGSPVSERGTARVKRGMAEMLKGGVIMDVVTAEQAKIAEDAGAVAVMALERVPADIRAQGGVARMSDPDLIDGIIETVSIPVMAKARIGHFVEARVLQSLGVDYIDESEVLTPADYANHIDKWAFTVPFVCGATNLGEALRRINEGAAMIRSKGEAGTGDVSNATTHMRKIRGEIKRLTSLPEDELYVAAKELQAPYELVREVAEKGKLPVVLFTAGGIATPADAAMMMQLGAEGVFVGSGIFKSGNPAKRAEAIVKATTFHDDPDVIAKVSRGLGEAMVGINVDDVPEPHRLAERGW; the protein is encoded by the coding sequence GTGTCCGAAGTTCCCAGCACTGGTTCCCCTGTGTCCGAGCGCGGCACCGCGCGTGTCAAGCGCGGCATGGCCGAGATGCTCAAGGGCGGCGTGATCATGGACGTGGTCACCGCCGAGCAGGCCAAGATCGCCGAGGACGCCGGCGCGGTGGCCGTGATGGCGCTCGAGCGGGTGCCCGCCGACATCCGCGCGCAGGGCGGCGTGGCCAGGATGAGCGACCCGGACCTGATCGACGGCATCATCGAGACCGTCTCGATCCCGGTCATGGCGAAGGCGCGGATCGGCCACTTCGTCGAGGCGCGGGTGCTGCAGTCGCTCGGGGTGGACTACATCGACGAGTCCGAGGTGCTCACCCCCGCCGACTACGCCAACCACATCGACAAGTGGGCGTTCACCGTGCCGTTCGTGTGCGGGGCGACGAACCTGGGTGAGGCGCTGCGCCGGATCAACGAGGGCGCCGCGATGATCCGCTCGAAGGGCGAGGCCGGCACCGGCGACGTGTCGAACGCGACCACCCACATGCGCAAGATCCGCGGCGAGATCAAGCGGCTGACGTCGCTGCCGGAGGACGAGCTCTACGTCGCGGCCAAGGAGCTACAGGCGCCGTACGAGCTGGTGCGCGAGGTGGCGGAGAAGGGCAAGCTGCCGGTGGTGCTGTTCACCGCTGGCGGCATCGCCACCCCTGCCGACGCGGCGATGATGATGCAGCTCGGCGCCGAGGGCGTGTTCGTCGGCTCGGGCATCTTCAAGTCGGGCAACCCGGCCAAGCGCGCCGAGGCGATCGTCAAGGCGACCACGTTCCACGACGACCCGGACGTGATCGCCAAGGTTTCCCGCGGCCTGGGCGAGGCGATGGTGGGCATCAACGTGGACGACGTCCCGGAGCCGCACCGCCTCGCCGAGCGCGGCTGGTAG
- the thrS gene encoding threonine--tRNA ligase, with protein MNQPSSAAAAPAASVVVPAGTTAGTAVREAGLPTKGPDAVVVVRDPGGRLRDLAWAPEAETRVEVVAANTEDGRSVIRHSAAHVLAQAVQQQFPKARLGIGPPVRDGFYYDFGVDTPFTPEDLQALEKRMKQIIKGAQQFSRRVLESVEAAREELAEEPFKLELVDLKSDVDTVDTAEVMEVDSNPAGELTIYDNLDPRTKERVWSDLCRGPHVPTTKYIPAFKLTRVAAAYWRGDEKNPQLQRIYGTAWESQEAQDAYLEMLAEAERRDHRRLGAELDLFSFPDELGSGLPVFHPRGGIIRRELEAYSRQKHEEHGYEFVNTPHISKGTLFETSGHLPHYADGMFPPMQLEGADYYVKAMNCPMHNLIFRSRGRSYRELPLRLFEFGSVYRYEKSGVVHGLTRVRGMTQDDSHIYCTKEQMQGELRSLLSFVLDLLRDYGLDDFYLELSTRGDSDKFMGEPQEWEEATEALRVAAESSGLKLVPDPGGAAFYGPKISVQAKDAIGRSWQMSTIQLDFNQPKRFELSYQAADGTRQQPVMIHRALFGSIERFFGVLTEHYAGAFPAWLAPVQVVGIPIADEHADHLRGVQKALRAKGIRAEVDTGDDRMQKKIRNHTTQKVPFLLLAGGKDVEAGAVSFRFRDGGQLNSVPVADAVEAIAGWVARRENTSPTAEAFGAVLG; from the coding sequence GTGAACCAGCCGTCGTCCGCCGCCGCCGCACCCGCCGCCAGCGTGGTGGTGCCGGCCGGGACCACGGCCGGCACCGCGGTACGCGAGGCGGGGCTGCCCACCAAGGGCCCGGACGCGGTCGTCGTCGTCCGGGACCCCGGCGGCCGGCTGCGCGACCTGGCGTGGGCGCCCGAGGCGGAGACCCGGGTCGAGGTCGTCGCCGCGAACACCGAGGACGGCCGCAGCGTCATCCGGCACTCGGCGGCGCACGTGCTCGCCCAGGCCGTCCAGCAGCAGTTCCCGAAGGCCAGGCTGGGCATCGGCCCGCCGGTCCGGGACGGCTTCTACTACGACTTCGGCGTCGACACCCCGTTCACCCCCGAGGACCTGCAGGCGCTGGAGAAGCGCATGAAGCAGATCATCAAGGGGGCGCAGCAGTTCTCCCGGCGCGTGCTCGAGTCGGTCGAGGCGGCGCGCGAGGAGCTGGCCGAAGAGCCGTTCAAGCTCGAGCTGGTGGACCTCAAGTCCGATGTGGACACAGTGGACACCGCGGAGGTGATGGAGGTCGACAGCAACCCCGCCGGCGAGCTGACGATCTACGACAACCTCGACCCGCGCACCAAGGAGCGGGTCTGGAGCGACCTGTGCCGCGGGCCGCACGTGCCCACCACCAAGTACATCCCGGCGTTCAAGCTGACCAGGGTGGCCGCCGCCTACTGGCGTGGCGACGAGAAGAACCCGCAGCTGCAGCGGATCTACGGCACCGCGTGGGAGTCCCAGGAGGCGCAGGACGCGTACCTGGAGATGCTCGCCGAGGCCGAGCGGCGCGACCACCGCCGCCTCGGCGCCGAGCTGGACCTGTTCTCCTTCCCGGACGAGCTGGGCTCGGGCCTGCCGGTGTTCCACCCGCGCGGCGGCATCATCCGGCGCGAGCTGGAGGCGTACTCGCGGCAGAAGCACGAAGAGCACGGCTACGAGTTCGTCAACACCCCGCACATCAGCAAGGGCACGCTGTTCGAGACCTCCGGGCACCTGCCGCACTACGCCGACGGCATGTTCCCGCCCATGCAGCTCGAGGGCGCGGACTACTACGTCAAGGCGATGAACTGCCCGATGCACAACCTGATCTTCCGCTCGCGCGGGCGCTCCTACCGGGAGCTGCCGCTGCGGCTGTTCGAGTTCGGGTCGGTGTACCGGTACGAGAAGTCCGGCGTCGTGCACGGCCTCACCCGGGTGCGCGGGATGACGCAGGACGACTCGCACATCTACTGCACCAAGGAGCAGATGCAGGGCGAGCTGCGCTCGCTGCTGAGCTTCGTGCTGGACCTGCTGCGCGACTACGGCCTGGACGACTTCTACCTCGAGCTGTCCACCCGCGGCGACTCGGACAAGTTCATGGGGGAGCCGCAGGAGTGGGAGGAGGCCACCGAGGCGCTGCGCGTCGCGGCGGAGTCCTCCGGGCTGAAGCTGGTGCCTGACCCCGGTGGCGCGGCCTTCTACGGGCCGAAGATCTCCGTGCAGGCCAAGGACGCGATCGGCCGTTCCTGGCAGATGTCGACGATCCAGCTGGACTTCAACCAGCCCAAGCGGTTCGAGCTGAGCTACCAGGCCGCCGACGGCACGCGGCAGCAGCCGGTGATGATCCACCGCGCGCTGTTCGGCTCGATCGAGCGGTTCTTCGGGGTGCTCACCGAGCACTACGCGGGCGCGTTCCCGGCGTGGCTCGCACCGGTGCAGGTGGTCGGCATCCCGATCGCCGACGAGCACGCGGACCATCTGCGCGGGGTCCAGAAGGCGTTGCGCGCCAAGGGCATCCGCGCCGAGGTCGACACGGGCGACGACCGGATGCAGAAGAAGATCCGCAACCACACCACGCAGAAGGTGCCGTTCCTGCTGCTGGCGGGCGGCAAGGACGTCGAGGCGGGCGCGGTGTCGTTCCGCTTCCGCGACGGCGGGCAGCTCAACTCCGTGCCGGTGGCCGACGCGGTCGAGGCGATCGCGGGCTGGGTCGCCCGCCGCGAGAACACCTCGCCGACCGCCGAGGCGTTCGGGGCGGTCCTCGGGTGA
- a CDS encoding HIT family protein, whose product MSEPELVPQDGVGVQDALQRLWTPHRLAYVQGQDKPEGDEAEGCPFCRLLALPDEDALIIARGEHVWAVLNLYPYNPGHLMVLPYRHVADYPDLSREETAELAEFTQHAMKVIRSVSGAHGFNIGMNQGPVAGAGIAAHLHQHVVPRWGGDMNFMPVIGHTKVLPQLLGETRTLLADAWK is encoded by the coding sequence GTGAGCGAGCCCGAACTCGTGCCGCAGGACGGGGTGGGAGTGCAGGACGCGCTCCAGCGGCTGTGGACCCCGCACCGGCTGGCGTACGTGCAGGGGCAGGACAAGCCCGAGGGCGACGAGGCGGAGGGCTGCCCGTTCTGCAGGCTGCTCGCCCTGCCCGACGAGGACGCGTTGATCATCGCGCGCGGCGAGCACGTGTGGGCGGTGCTGAACCTGTACCCGTACAACCCGGGGCATCTGATGGTGCTGCCGTACCGGCACGTCGCCGACTACCCGGACCTGAGCCGGGAGGAGACCGCCGAGCTGGCGGAGTTCACCCAGCACGCGATGAAGGTGATCCGCTCGGTGTCGGGGGCCCACGGGTTCAACATCGGGATGAACCAGGGCCCGGTCGCGGGTGCCGGCATCGCCGCGCACCTGCACCAGCACGTCGTCCCCCGCTGGGGCGGCGACATGAACTTCATGCCGGTGATCGGGCACACGAAGGTGCTGCCGCAGCTGCTGGGCGAGACGCGCACACTGCTGGCCGACGCCTGGAAGTGA
- a CDS encoding YceI family protein yields MTASTTEIPGYTAGTWTIDGTHSDVTFTVRHLGVSKVRGRFDQVETTIVTAENLSDSKVTTTIQAASIDTNNEQRDAHVRSAEFLDVEQFPTITFTSTGIRVEDGEYFIDGELTIHGVTKPVTLAADLGGFGDGMAPGSKVLGVSASTEISRGEFGVGGSLPAAVVSDKIKIELDIEAGLQA; encoded by the coding sequence ATGACCGCGTCCACCACCGAGATCCCCGGTTACACCGCCGGCACCTGGACCATCGACGGCACCCACTCCGACGTGACCTTCACCGTGCGCCACCTGGGCGTGTCGAAGGTGCGGGGGCGCTTCGACCAGGTCGAGACCACCATCGTGACGGCGGAGAACCTGTCGGACTCGAAGGTGACCACGACGATCCAGGCCGCGAGCATCGACACCAACAACGAGCAGCGCGACGCGCACGTGCGCAGCGCCGAGTTCCTGGACGTCGAGCAGTTCCCGACCATCACCTTCACCTCGACCGGCATCCGCGTCGAGGACGGCGAGTACTTCATCGACGGCGAGCTGACCATTCACGGCGTCACCAAGCCGGTCACCCTCGCGGCCGACCTGGGCGGCTTCGGCGACGGCATGGCCCCGGGCAGCAAGGTGCTGGGCGTCTCCGCCTCGACCGAGATCAGCCGCGGCGAGTTCGGCGTCGGCGGTTCGCTGCCCGCCGCCGTGGTGAGCGACAAGATCAAGATCGAGCTGGACATCGAGGCCGGCCTGCAGGCCTGA
- a CDS encoding phosphatidylinositol mannoside acyltransferase, which produces MSGFAQRASDLGYAAGWQLVRRLPPGLAGAAFGLGADFAARRDGPGVRQLRKNLTRVVPQAGPAELDELTRRALRSYARYWQELFRLPAMDHDDVRYKVDEAITGVENIDAALAEGNGAVCVLPHSGNWDAAGLWMVGYAGSFTTVVERLRPDSVYRRFVGFRESLGFEILSASGGTGSFRLLLQRLRENKVICLVGDRDLTGSGVPVEFFGERTRMPAGAARLAVSTGAALLPVGMWFTDDGWGVRVHPRIRVTARAEIPAAVQAMADIFAGDIAAHPTDWHMMQKLWTADFDAAEPRPAEEAAAG; this is translated from the coding sequence GTGAGCGGTTTCGCCCAGCGCGCGAGCGATCTCGGCTACGCCGCCGGCTGGCAGCTGGTCCGCCGGCTGCCGCCGGGGCTGGCCGGGGCCGCGTTCGGGCTGGGTGCCGACTTCGCCGCCCGCCGGGACGGGCCGGGCGTGCGCCAGCTGCGGAAGAACCTGACCCGGGTGGTGCCGCAGGCGGGCCCGGCCGAGCTGGACGAGCTGACCCGCCGCGCGCTGCGGTCCTACGCCCGGTACTGGCAGGAGCTGTTCCGGCTGCCCGCGATGGACCACGACGACGTCCGGTACAAGGTCGACGAGGCCATCACCGGGGTGGAGAACATCGACGCCGCGCTGGCCGAGGGCAACGGCGCCGTGTGCGTGCTGCCGCATTCGGGCAACTGGGACGCGGCGGGCCTGTGGATGGTCGGCTACGCGGGTTCGTTCACCACGGTCGTCGAACGGCTGCGGCCCGACTCGGTCTACCGCCGGTTCGTCGGGTTCCGCGAGTCGCTCGGGTTCGAGATCCTGTCCGCGTCCGGGGGCACCGGCTCGTTCCGGCTGCTGCTGCAGCGCCTGCGCGAGAACAAGGTCATCTGCCTGGTGGGGGACCGGGACCTGACCGGCTCGGGCGTGCCGGTCGAGTTCTTCGGCGAGCGCACCAGGATGCCGGCGGGCGCGGCCCGGCTCGCGGTGAGCACCGGTGCCGCCCTGCTGCCGGTGGGCATGTGGTTCACCGACGACGGCTGGGGCGTGCGGGTGCACCCGCGCATCCGGGTCACCGCGCGGGCCGAGATCCCCGCCGCGGTTCAGGCGATGGCCGACATCTTCGCCGGTGACATCGCCGCGCATCCCACGGACTGGCACATGATGCAGAAGCTGTGGACCGCCGACTTCGACGCCGCCGAGCCGCGGCCCGCGGAGGAGGCGGCGGCCGGGTGA